GAGATGCTGGATTGGGAGGCGCCGACTGGGGGGTATTTGCTGACGGGGTGCTTTGCCAGCGGGCGGGCGGCTGGACGGGGGATGTTGGAGTGGTTGAACCCTTGAGACTTCGGTGAACTCAAGTCCGACATCGGGGGCGGTGCGACGGTTCGACTTGCCCCCGATGAAGCCATCAGCCACACCGCAAAATCACTTCTTCTTACGCGGCCCGGTATTAAACACTGGCACCTTGCGCACCGGCTTGATCGACGGCTCCACCGGCGCGGCGTCCCCACTGTCCACCCACTTGCCCAGGTTGCGCTTACCGCCGCCACCGGAGGTTTTAGGCTTCTTCGGTTTTTTCGGCTTCTTCACCACTTGCCCGCTGGCATCGGTGTCCGGCACGCGGTGTTCCGGTTCGAAGTCGGCTTCCATTTTGCGGGTCAGGGTCTGACGAGTGAGCATCTCGATGGCCGACAGCATGTTCACTTCATCAGCGCACACCAGGGAAATCGCCTCACCGGTGTTGCCCGCACGACCGGTACGGCCGATGCGGTGGATGTAGTCTTCGGCGACGATCGGCAGGTCGAAATTGACCACCAGCGGCAGGTCTTCGATATCCAGGCCACGGGCGGCTACGTCGGTGGCTACCAGGATCTGCACTTCGCTGGCCTTGAAACGGTCCAGGGCACGCTGGCGGGTCGCCTGGGGTTTGTCGCCATGGATGCCGTCGGCGTTGATGCCCAAGCCCTGTAACTTGTCCACCAGCGCATCCACGCCGTTGCGGGTCTTGGCGAACACCAGCACCTGCTTCCAGCGACCTTTGCGCATCAGGTGGACGAACAACTCCGGCTTGCGCTTCTTGTCCACCGGCACCACCCATTGCTTCACGGTGTTGGCGGCGACGTTGCGCGGGCTGACTTCGATGCTCAGCGGGTCGTTGAGCATCTGCCCGGCCAACAGGCGGATGTCGTCGGAGAAGGTCGCGGAGAACAGCAGGGTCTGGCGCTTTTTCGGCAGCATGCGATAGATGTTCGCCAGCTCTTCGGAAAAGCCCAGGTCGAGCATGCGGTCGGCTTCATCCAGCACCAGGGTTTGCAGCTGGTTGAGTTTCAGCGCGTTCTGGCGGAACAGGTCGATCAGGCGGCCAGGCGTGGCGACCAAAATGTCGACGCCCTTGCGCAGCTTCATCATCTGCGGGTTGATGCTCACGCCGCCGTACACCGCGTAGGTGGTCAGCGGCAGGTGTTGCGCGTATTCGGCGACGCTGGCGTGTACTTGCTCGGCCAGCTCCCGGGTGGGGCAGAGGATTAACGCGCGCGCCGAGTTAGCGGCGACTTTCGGCCCTTCCATGGTCAGCAGTTGCAGCAGCGGCAAGGCGAAACCGGCGGTCTTGCCGGTGCCGGTCTGGGCCGCGGCCATCAGGTCGCGACCGGCCAGCACCGCCGGAATGGCTTGCGCCTGCACCGGCGTCGGGGTCTGGTAGCCAAGCGTCTCAAGGGCGCGCAGCAAGGGTTCGATCAGGCCAAGGGTGGCGAAAGTCATGTAGTTACCGTAGGAAAATTCAGCGCAAGGTCGCAATTGCGCCGCAGTTTACCTTATTTCCGGCTTCGGCTTGCGCCACTGCGGCAGGCTGATCAGCAGCACCGCGCTGATGATCACCAGCATCGCCAGGGCTTCTTCCACGCCGATGGTTTCGCCCACGAACACGATCCCCAGCAACACTGCCACCGCCGGGTTCACATAGGCATAGCTGGTCGCCGCCGCCGGGCGCACGTGCTTGAGCAGGTACATATAGGCGTTGAAGGCGATGATCGAACCGAACACCGTCAAGTAGGCCAGCGCCAGCCAGCCTTCCAGCGGCGGCATGGCCTGCAGGTGTTCACCGGACACCGCGCTGCCGATCAACAGTGCCACACCGGCCACCAGCATCTCCGCCGCGCTGGCCATGGCGCCCTGGGGCAGCGGCAAATGCCGGCTCCATACCGAGCCGAACGCCCAGGAGGCCGCCGCGAACAACAGCAACGCGGCGCCCATCGGGCTCGATTGCAAGGTGCTGCCCATGTTGAGCATGGCAATGCCGACAATGCCCAGGATCACCCCGGCCCATTCCAGGCGCGTATTACGCGCGCCCCAGAAGTACCCGCACAGCAAGGTGAACAGCGGCACCGTCGCCACCGCTAGCGCGGCCACCCCGGATGACACGCCCGTGTGTTCGGCCACGCTGACCGCGCCATTACCGAAGGTGAGCAGCAAGATGCCGATCATCGCGGCAGCCTTCCATTGCGCCCAGGTCGGCGCCGGCACGCCGCGCCATCTGAGATAGCCATACATCAACGCACCCGCCGTGCAGAACCGGATACCCGCTAGCAACAGCGGCGGCCAGTATTCCACGCCGATGCGAATCACCAGGTAGGTGGAACCCCAGATCACATACAGCGCAAAAAAGGCGGCGATCAACGGTAAGGGAAAGCGACGTGGGCCAGGCATTGGGCGGCTCTATGGCAGGAGTGGGAGGCTTATTCTAGAAACGAAGGAGAATAAACATAAGTTACAAAACCTGTTTAAACCGCCCATACACTTTTCAAAGCATGGTTATGAAGGCTATAACCCGTGCTTTCGAAAGCCACGCGCAATTGGAGCCTTATTATGGACAAATACGATCGTATGCTCCTCAGCGCCCTGCTCGAAGACGGCCGCGCCTCCTATGCGCAACTGGCCCGCACGGTAAACCTCTCCGCCCCCGCCGTGGCCGAGCGCGTGGCCAAGCTGGAGGCCAGTGGGGTGATCACCGGGTACCAGGCCAAGGTGGACTTATCCAAAGTGGGGTTGCCGATTCAATGCGTGATTGAACTGCGGCTGACCAATCATGGCAGCCAAAAGGTCTACGACGCCCTCGCCGAAATCCCCGAACTGACCGAATGCCACCGGGTAACCGGCGACCCGTGCGTGATCATGCAAGCCGCGGTGGGCTCGATGCCTGAGCTTGAGAATTTGATCAACCGGATAGCCAAGTTCGGCTTCAGCAAAACTTCGATTATTTTGTCGAGCGCGATAGAACGGCGCGTGCCGTTGGGGCAGTTGGAGGGCAATGGGAAAAGTGGTGGCTGAGCGATCGCGATCGGGAGCAAGCCCCCTCCCACACTTGTGAACTCCTTCAAAAGGTCTGTTGAAATCGCCCTCGATTAAAAAAACGGAAGGCTCCGATAGCAGTGCAGGACTTAACCTACTGACTGTTCTGACGACACATAAAAAAGCCATCCACCGCGCAGTGTTTCGATGGCCAGCAAGACCAATCCCTTTCATTTGCGGGACGTTTCCGAGAGAATTCCACGGCCTTGTTTCCGTCGGATTCGGTAGCTAGTCTCGCTCCGTCATCGAGTTTTCGGTGATCGGACGTGCAAGTCCGACGACGGTAATACGCATAGCCTTAACTCTCTACGCCTGGGTTTATCTCAGGCGCTAAGTGTCATGGCAGCTGTACGCGGGAGGTCTTCGGATCTACCGGACTCCGTCTCGGTCTTGCACACCCGCGTACTGCTGCCACCCTAATTCGTGTGCAAGCGAACGGTTGCAGCTTCTTAACTGACGGAGAAGTTTCACCATGGTCAAAATCACCCCCGATCCACCCAAGCCCAACGCCAACTTCCCCAGCGAAGACGCCCTGCTCCATCGCCGTGCCATCGACTATTACCGCAAAGCGTGCGCCCCGGATGCGCCGACCTTCATCCTGAATGACAACCTGAGCCTGGAAGACGCCCTCGCCCATGCGGCGGATTTGCTGCATTGCGCGGTGGAAGCGGCGCATGCCTCGGGTGAAGTGATGAAGGCGCCGCAGCGGGCGGTGATGCATTTGGTGGAGATGGCCAAAGGCGTGGTGGACCAAGCCTTGGGCTGTGCGCAGCCTCGATAGGCGCCGCATAACTTAATGTGGGAGGGGGCTTGCTCCCGATGGCGGTGGGTCAGTGACAAATACATTGCCTGACACACTGCTATCGGGAGCAAGCCCCCTCCCACATTTGGACCTCCAGTGTTCTTGAGGTCGTGGCTGGCTTAGAACCCGCGATGTTTCTTCAAATGCTCATTGATCTTCGCCGCCGGCACTTTCTGCAAGGTGCATAGCAAATCGTGGGACAGCTCGCGCAGGCCGTGGGTCTGGCGCAGTTCCCGGGCCAGGTGCGCGGTGAGGTTGGCGGCCATTTCCGCATCCGCCAGCGCCCGGTGAGCCTGGCCGGTGTGGGGCAGTTTGGCGTAGGTGTTGAGAGTGCCGAGTTTGTGGTTCGGTGCCGCCGGCATGAGGCGCCGGGCCAGCAGCAGCGAGCAGGCGAATTTTTGCAGGCGGGTGCGGCGGATCAGGCCCAGCTCAAAGTCCCAGAACTTCTGGTCGAACGCGGCGTTATGCGCCATCAGCGGCGTGGTGCCGACGAATTCGTTGACCTCGTTCATCACCCGCTCGGCCGACGGCGCGCTGCGCAGCATGGCGTTGCTGATGCCGGTGAGTTGTTCGATAAAGCCCGGCACGCGTACGCCGGCATTCATGAGGCTCTGGTAGCGATCAACGATTTGCCCGCGCTCAAGGATGACCACGCCAATTTCCGTGGCCCGGCAGTGGCTGCTCGGGGTGATGCCGGTGGTTTCAAAGTCGATGACCGCTATACGTTCCAAACCTGTTTCAACTCCGTTAACGATTGATTGAGCCGCAGCGCTTACTTGAGCAGCAGCGCGCCTTCGATCGGCACGTAGCGGCTGGCGGCGCGTATCAATGAATTGGCCGTGAGCCCCGGCACGCCGTAGGCCACGGCGTGTACGCCATGCTTTTGGATGATGCGTTCGAGCAGCATGTCGAAATCACCGTCGCCGGAGGCCAGCACCACTTCGTCGACATGGTCGGCGGCGTCCATGATGTCAAGCGTGATGCCCACGTCCCAGTCGCCCTTGGCCGAGCCGTCGGCACGCTGGATATACGGTTTGAGTTTTACCGTAAAGCCCAGGTTGCGCAGGATCTGCTGGAATTGCTGCTGCTTGCTGTCGCCTCGGTCGATGGCATAGGCGTACGCCTCGACGATTTGCCCGCGTGCGCTGATGTCAGCCCACAGGGCCGCGTAATTGAAGTGGCAGCCATAGGCCTGGCGCACGGTGTAATAGAGGTTTTGCACATCGGCGAACACTGCAATTTTTTTCACCGCACTTCCCCATGACAGCCAGGCGCCAGCGCCCGGAAAGGGTGCCAGTATGCCAGCCGCGAGAAGGTTTCCGGGAAAAATCAGCCCGGCGCGACGAAGCGCACCGGGCGTGGGGAGGGTCAGACGAAGGAATCGTCGTCGCCAAAGGAGGATGAGTCGTCGGAATAGTCGCTGTCGGCGAAGCTGTCCGAGTTGTTGGCGCCCCAGCTGTCATTACCGGCGAACTTCTGGTCGTCATTGCCCCAGCCACCCTGGTCGCTGGCCGGTGCCGGTTGTTCGATGATTTCTTCCACCACCTGCGGCTGCTGGTTGTGATGGAACAGGCTGCTGATGCCTTCGGCCAGCAACACACCGCCGGCCACACCGGCGGCGGTTTTCATCGCACCGCCGAGGAAACCGCTGCCCACGGGCGCGGCGGCGGCCGGTTGTTGCGGCGGTTGCTGATAGTTCTGCTGCGGTGCGGGTTGGCTGAATGCCGGCCGCGCCGGTTCACGCCAGCCACCTCCCGCGTTGCTCGGCGCAGGTTGCGCCTCTCGCGAGCCACCGCCAAAGATGCTCGACAAAAAACCGCCACCGCTTGGCGCGGCCGCCTGCGGGGATCTGGCGCGCTGCAGCTCCTGCTGCAATTGCTCGATCTGTTGCGCCTGTTGCTTGTTCTGCGCGTCGAGGCTTTTGAGTGCGTGTTCCTGCACCAGGATCGACTGGGTCATGTAGTACCCGGCGGCGGGTTGGCGAGTCATGTGCTCCTTGATCCGCGCTTCGGCCTGGGCGTCGCGGGGGGCTGAGTCCGTTTCGGCTTGCTGCAACCGTGAAAACAGTCCATCGATCAGGGTTTGCTCTTCGCTGTTCATGGCGACCTCGTTAGATTGCCGGTAAAAATCGTGGTCCTGCCTGTGATCAGGCCAGGTGCGCTCTAGTTATGGGGGTGTTACGAGTTGTTTCAATGGTCTTTACGCAAGGTTTACGTTTGCGCCCTACAGACCCTGATCGGTTAAAGTGTCGCCCTTGCTTTTAAGCCAGCGATGAACCCGATGAATCCGTTAGATGTATTGCGCGACTCCTTCCGTTTTACCCGGCATAACCTGGGCGCCATCGTGCAGTTGTGCCTGCCGCTGGTGATCCTCGAGGCCCTGTTGCAACAGGTACTCGACCACACGCTCGGCCCGGATGCCTTCCCGGGTTACAGCGTGGTGGTGGGGTTATTGGTGTACCCGCTGTACACCGGCGCCTTGATCCTGTTCCTCGACGCGCGCACCCGTGGCGAGTCGCCGCGTACCAAAGACGTATGGGCCATGGCGCTCACGCTGTGGCCGCGTTTTGCGGTGTTGACGGCCATGAGCACCCTGCTGATCCTGCTGGGCTTGTCGATGTATTTGCTGCCGGGCCTGTGGCTGATGGTGGTGCTGGCGTTTGCCGAGTATTTACTGGTGCTGCGCGGCCTGTCGGCGCTGGAGGCGATGAAGGAAAGCTTTCGCCTGACACGCGGGCATTTCTGGCGAATCCTGGTGTGCCTGCTGTGCGTGATGACCCCGCTGTGGCTGCTCAAGGGCGCCAGCGTCGCGGCCTATCCCAACCCGGCGCCATGGCTGGGCCTGTTGATGGATAGCGCCCACAGCTTCCTGCAATTGTTTACCAGTGTGGTGTTGTTCCGTTTATTCATGTTGATCGGTGGCGATGCCGACGCACGGTGATATGCTCCGTGCCATTCCTGAAACGCCATAAGCCGAGCCGATGACCCGTTTATTGCGCATCACCTTGCTGGGCCTGTTGATCATCGCAGGCCTGCTCACCGCCCTTATCTACAGCCTGACCTGGCGCCCCGCCGCCAAGGAGACCTTGCCGGTAAGCTGCGTCGCGCCGCGTGCGCCGACCCTGCTGCCGGGGCAGGCGCTCAAGGTGATGACGTGGAACGTGCAATATCTGGCCGGCAAGAACTATGTGTTTTGGTACGACACCGCCGACGGCAGCGGCCCCGATGATCGCCCCACCGTGGAAGACATGGCCGTGAGCCTGGACGAAGTGGCACGGGTGATCCGCGACGAACAGCCCGACATTCTGCTGTTGCAGGAACTCGACGAAAACGCCAAGCCCTCCCACTACCAGGACCAGCTTGCCCTGTTGCAAGAGCGCCTGGTCGACCTCTACCCCTGCAGCGCCCAGGCGTTCGACTGGAAGGCCGATTTTGTGCCCGACCTGCATATCTTCGGCAGCGTCGGACGCAAACTCGCGACCCTGAGCCGTTACCAGATCGAACACGCCGAGCGCCTGCAATTGCCGGCACCGGAGGCCAACCTGATCAGCCGCCAATTCCAACCCAAGCCGGCCTTGCTGCTGACCTACCTGCCGCTGAGCGACGGCGGCCAACTGGCGGTGCTCAACACCCGTTTGGACGCTGGCGCGCCGGGGCGCAGCGCGGTGCAGGAACAGGTGAAAACCACGGTCAAGCTGCTGGATAAATTCGAAGGCCGCGGTACGCCCTGGCTGATCGGCGGCGATTTCAACCTGCTGCCCCTGGGCCAATTCCTGCGGTTGGACGCCAGCAAACGCGGGCAGTATTCGCCGGACAGCGAGCTGCACCTGCTGTGGGATAAATACCCGATGATCCCGAGCAACAGCCAGTCCAGCGGTATCGATCGCGAAAAATGGCTGACGCACTTCCCCAATGACCCAAGCCTGGATGGCCCGGATCGCACCTTGGATTACCTGTTCTACAGCCCGCGGATCA
This region of Pseudomonas asgharzadehiana genomic DNA includes:
- a CDS encoding YciC family protein — translated: MNPLDVLRDSFRFTRHNLGAIVQLCLPLVILEALLQQVLDHTLGPDAFPGYSVVVGLLVYPLYTGALILFLDARTRGESPRTKDVWAMALTLWPRFAVLTAMSTLLILLGLSMYLLPGLWLMVVLAFAEYLLVLRGLSALEAMKESFRLTRGHFWRILVCLLCVMTPLWLLKGASVAAYPNPAPWLGLLMDSAHSFLQLFTSVVLFRLFMLIGGDADAR
- a CDS encoding DEAD/DEAH box helicase, which gives rise to MTFATLGLIEPLLRALETLGYQTPTPVQAQAIPAVLAGRDLMAAAQTGTGKTAGFALPLLQLLTMEGPKVAANSARALILCPTRELAEQVHASVAEYAQHLPLTTYAVYGGVSINPQMMKLRKGVDILVATPGRLIDLFRQNALKLNQLQTLVLDEADRMLDLGFSEELANIYRMLPKKRQTLLFSATFSDDIRLLAGQMLNDPLSIEVSPRNVAANTVKQWVVPVDKKRKPELFVHLMRKGRWKQVLVFAKTRNGVDALVDKLQGLGINADGIHGDKPQATRQRALDRFKASEVQILVATDVAARGLDIEDLPLVVNFDLPIVAEDYIHRIGRTGRAGNTGEAISLVCADEVNMLSAIEMLTRQTLTRKMEADFEPEHRVPDTDASGQVVKKPKKPKKPKTSGGGGKRNLGKWVDSGDAAPVEPSIKPVRKVPVFNTGPRKKK
- a CDS encoding 3'-5' exonuclease — translated: MERIAVIDFETTGITPSSHCRATEIGVVILERGQIVDRYQSLMNAGVRVPGFIEQLTGISNAMLRSAPSAERVMNEVNEFVGTTPLMAHNAAFDQKFWDFELGLIRRTRLQKFACSLLLARRLMPAAPNHKLGTLNTYAKLPHTGQAHRALADAEMAANLTAHLARELRQTHGLRELSHDLLCTLQKVPAAKINEHLKKHRGF
- a CDS encoding endonuclease/exonuclease/phosphatase family protein translates to MTRLLRITLLGLLIIAGLLTALIYSLTWRPAAKETLPVSCVAPRAPTLLPGQALKVMTWNVQYLAGKNYVFWYDTADGSGPDDRPTVEDMAVSLDEVARVIRDEQPDILLLQELDENAKPSHYQDQLALLQERLVDLYPCSAQAFDWKADFVPDLHIFGSVGRKLATLSRYQIEHAERLQLPAPEANLISRQFQPKPALLLTYLPLSDGGQLAVLNTRLDAGAPGRSAVQEQVKTTVKLLDKFEGRGTPWLIGGDFNLLPLGQFLRLDASKRGQYSPDSELHLLWDKYPMIPSNSQSSGIDREKWLTHFPNDPSLDGPDRTLDYLFYSPRIKRVDTKVRQEDTLRISNHLPVIARFLLPAAQ
- a CDS encoding LabA-like NYN domain-containing protein, translating into MKKIAVFADVQNLYYTVRQAYGCHFNYAALWADISARGQIVEAYAYAIDRGDSKQQQFQQILRNLGFTVKLKPYIQRADGSAKGDWDVGITLDIMDAADHVDEVVLASGDGDFDMLLERIIQKHGVHAVAYGVPGLTANSLIRAASRYVPIEGALLLK
- a CDS encoding DUF2076 domain-containing protein, which produces MNSEEQTLIDGLFSRLQQAETDSAPRDAQAEARIKEHMTRQPAAGYYMTQSILVQEHALKSLDAQNKQQAQQIEQLQQELQRARSPQAAAPSGGGFLSSIFGGGSREAQPAPSNAGGGWREPARPAFSQPAPQQNYQQPPQQPAAAAPVGSGFLGGAMKTAAGVAGGVLLAEGISSLFHHNQQPQVVEEIIEQPAPASDQGGWGNDDQKFAGNDSWGANNSDSFADSDYSDDSSSFGDDDSFV
- a CDS encoding DUF3077 domain-containing protein — translated: MVKITPDPPKPNANFPSEDALLHRRAIDYYRKACAPDAPTFILNDNLSLEDALAHAADLLHCAVEAAHASGEVMKAPQRAVMHLVEMAKGVVDQALGCAQPR
- the yedA gene encoding drug/metabolite exporter YedA; translation: MPGPRRFPLPLIAAFFALYVIWGSTYLVIRIGVEYWPPLLLAGIRFCTAGALMYGYLRWRGVPAPTWAQWKAAAMIGILLLTFGNGAVSVAEHTGVSSGVAALAVATVPLFTLLCGYFWGARNTRLEWAGVILGIVGIAMLNMGSTLQSSPMGAALLLFAAASWAFGSVWSRHLPLPQGAMASAAEMLVAGVALLIGSAVSGEHLQAMPPLEGWLALAYLTVFGSIIAFNAYMYLLKHVRPAAATSYAYVNPAVAVLLGIVFVGETIGVEEALAMLVIISAVLLISLPQWRKPKPEIR
- a CDS encoding Lrp/AsnC family transcriptional regulator, producing the protein MDKYDRMLLSALLEDGRASYAQLARTVNLSAPAVAERVAKLEASGVITGYQAKVDLSKVGLPIQCVIELRLTNHGSQKVYDALAEIPELTECHRVTGDPCVIMQAAVGSMPELENLINRIAKFGFSKTSIILSSAIERRVPLGQLEGNGKSGG